One part of the Prionailurus bengalensis isolate Pbe53 chromosome B2, Fcat_Pben_1.1_paternal_pri, whole genome shotgun sequence genome encodes these proteins:
- the SERPINB9 gene encoding serpin B9 isoform X1 → MDALSEANGTFAFHLLKMLCQDSPSRNVFYSPVSISSALAMVFLGAKGNTAAQMAQVLSLNTEKDIHQSFQLLLTEVNKPGTQYLLRTANRLFGEKTCEFLSTFKESCLQFYHAELEQLSFAKAAEQSRKHINTWVSKKTEGKIQDLLPDSSIDAQTRLVLVNAIYFKGRWNEQFNKMYTSEMPFKINQKEQRPVQMMFQEATFKLAYIEEVQAQVLEVPYVGEELSMLILLPDDNVDLSSVEKHLTYEKFRAWTKPDCMKSTEVEVFLPRFKLEEDYDMESVLQRLGMVDAFQGDKADFSAMSAERDLCLSKFVHKSVVEVNEEGTEAAAASAVVVVECCMVSGPRFCADHPFLFFIRHNAANSILFCGRFSAP, encoded by the exons ATGGATGCCCTTTCTGAAGCAAATGGCACCTTTGCCTTTCACCTTTTAAAGATGCTGTGTCAGGACAGCCCTTCACGCAACGTGTTTTATTCTCCTGTGAGCATCTCTTCTGCCCTGGCCATGGTCTTCCTGGGGGCAAAAGGAAACACTGCTGCCCAGATGGCCCAG GTGCTTTctttaaacacagagaaagataTTCATCAGAGTTTCCAGTTACTTCTTACTGAAGTGAACAAACCTGGCACCCAGTACTTGCTCAGAACAGCCAACAGGCTCTTTGGAGAAAAGACGTGTGAATTCCTCTCA ACCTTTAAGGAATCCTGTCTTCAGTTCTACCATGCTGAACTCGAGCAGCTTTCCTTTGCCAAAGCTGCAGAGCAGTCCAGGAAACACATCAACACTTGGGTCTCAAAAAAGACTGAAG GTAAAATTCAAGACCTGTTGCCAGATAGCTCGATTGATGCACAGACCAGGCTGGTTCTTGTCAATGCCATCTACTTCAAAGGAAGGTGGAATGAACAGTTCAACAAAATGTACACAAGtgaaatgccttttaaaataaaccag AAGGAGCAGAGGCCAGTGCAGATGATGTTTCAGGAAGCTACATTTAAGCTTGCCTATATTGAAGAGGTGCAGGCCCAGGTCCTGGAAGTGCCCTATGTGGGTGAGGAGCTGAGCATGCTCATTCTGCTCCCGGATGACAACGTGGATCTAAGTTCG GTGGAAAAACATCTCACTTATGAGAAATTTAGAGCCTGGACCAAGCCAGACTGTATGAAGAGTACCGaagtggaagttttccttccgagATTTAAACTGGAAGAGGATTATGACATGGAATCTGTGCTTCAGCGTTTGGGAATGGTTGATGCCTTCCAGGGGGACAAGGCTGACTTTTCAGCAATGTCAGCTGAGAGAGATCTGTGTCTGTCCAAGTTTGTGCACAAGAGTGTCGTGGAGGTGAATGAGGAAGGCACAGAGGCCGCGGCTGCCTCAGCCGTAGTGGTCGTGGAGTGTTGCATGGTATCTGGACcaaggttctgtgctgaccatcccttccttttcttcattagGCACAATGCAGCCAACAGCATTCTGTTCTGCGGCAGGTTTTCTGCTCCCTAA
- the SERPINB9 gene encoding serpin B9 isoform X2, which produces MDALSEANGTFAFHLLKMLCQDSPSRNVFYSPVSISSALAMVFLGAKGNTAAQMAQVLSLNTEKDIHQSFQLLLTEVNKPGTQYLLRTANRLFGEKTCEFLSTFKESCLQFYHAELEQLSFAKAAEQSRKHINTWVSKKTEGKIQDLLPDSSIDAQTRLVLVNAIYFKGRWNEQFNKMYTSEMPFKINQVEKHLTYEKFRAWTKPDCMKSTEVEVFLPRFKLEEDYDMESVLQRLGMVDAFQGDKADFSAMSAERDLCLSKFVHKSVVEVNEEGTEAAAASAVVVVECCMVSGPRFCADHPFLFFIRHNAANSILFCGRFSAP; this is translated from the exons ATGGATGCCCTTTCTGAAGCAAATGGCACCTTTGCCTTTCACCTTTTAAAGATGCTGTGTCAGGACAGCCCTTCACGCAACGTGTTTTATTCTCCTGTGAGCATCTCTTCTGCCCTGGCCATGGTCTTCCTGGGGGCAAAAGGAAACACTGCTGCCCAGATGGCCCAG GTGCTTTctttaaacacagagaaagataTTCATCAGAGTTTCCAGTTACTTCTTACTGAAGTGAACAAACCTGGCACCCAGTACTTGCTCAGAACAGCCAACAGGCTCTTTGGAGAAAAGACGTGTGAATTCCTCTCA ACCTTTAAGGAATCCTGTCTTCAGTTCTACCATGCTGAACTCGAGCAGCTTTCCTTTGCCAAAGCTGCAGAGCAGTCCAGGAAACACATCAACACTTGGGTCTCAAAAAAGACTGAAG GTAAAATTCAAGACCTGTTGCCAGATAGCTCGATTGATGCACAGACCAGGCTGGTTCTTGTCAATGCCATCTACTTCAAAGGAAGGTGGAATGAACAGTTCAACAAAATGTACACAAGtgaaatgccttttaaaataaaccag GTGGAAAAACATCTCACTTATGAGAAATTTAGAGCCTGGACCAAGCCAGACTGTATGAAGAGTACCGaagtggaagttttccttccgagATTTAAACTGGAAGAGGATTATGACATGGAATCTGTGCTTCAGCGTTTGGGAATGGTTGATGCCTTCCAGGGGGACAAGGCTGACTTTTCAGCAATGTCAGCTGAGAGAGATCTGTGTCTGTCCAAGTTTGTGCACAAGAGTGTCGTGGAGGTGAATGAGGAAGGCACAGAGGCCGCGGCTGCCTCAGCCGTAGTGGTCGTGGAGTGTTGCATGGTATCTGGACcaaggttctgtgctgaccatcccttccttttcttcattagGCACAATGCAGCCAACAGCATTCTGTTCTGCGGCAGGTTTTCTGCTCCCTAA